A genomic region of Xanthocytophaga agilis contains the following coding sequences:
- a CDS encoding helix-turn-helix transcriptional regulator, translated as MKIGNAIRIFRHLKKMTHKEVAFQLGITQQAYSKIERDESSISVERLIDIADVLEVDIKQILNYSSTEETIAAASSENSLTPANPSLPSRLSTDRLSAKKLQSMHETITEENILWKIIEYQREEMEVLRNEKMELLKMLQQLDLLKKL; from the coding sequence ATGAAAATTGGTAATGCCATTCGTATTTTCAGGCATCTCAAAAAAATGACACACAAAGAAGTGGCCTTTCAGCTAGGCATCACTCAACAAGCATATTCAAAAATTGAACGGGATGAGAGCAGTATTTCTGTAGAGCGCCTTATTGATATTGCAGACGTATTAGAAGTAGATATTAAGCAGATATTAAACTACTCCTCCACTGAAGAGACTATTGCAGCCGCTAGTTCTGAAAATAGCCTTACTCCTGCTAACCCCTCTCTCCCATCCCGATTATCAACAGATCGCCTGTCAGCAAAAAAACTTCAGTCTATGCATGAAACCATCACTGAGGAGAATATACTGTGGAAGATCATCGAGTATCAGCGGGAAGAAATGGAAGTATTGCGAAACGAAAAAATGGAACTCTTAAAAATGCTTCAGCAACTGGATTTGCTTAAGAAACTATAG
- a CDS encoding RNA polymerase sigma-70 factor, whose product MTPFHTEEDLIRQLKEGNQAAFKTIFHLYYRPLTLFAMKYVGDVEEAKEITQEFFIRFWEKHASVEINFSLKTYLYHSVRNACYNFIEKNKVAQRRLTDWKENPFIQDPILDKIIAAEQEEILLKGIDSLPEKCKEIFMMSRIEKLSNKEIAAKLQISVKTVEGQITIALKRLKNLLISLLLSFGFLLR is encoded by the coding sequence TTGACCCCATTTCACACTGAAGAAGATCTGATACGGCAGCTAAAAGAAGGCAATCAGGCTGCTTTTAAAACGATCTTTCATTTGTATTACAGGCCTTTAACCTTGTTTGCAATGAAATACGTGGGAGATGTAGAAGAGGCAAAAGAGATTACACAGGAATTTTTCATCCGGTTTTGGGAAAAACACGCTTCGGTTGAAATCAATTTCTCCTTAAAAACCTATCTCTACCATTCAGTCCGGAACGCCTGTTATAATTTTATAGAGAAAAATAAAGTTGCTCAGCGAAGATTAACGGACTGGAAGGAAAATCCTTTTATTCAGGACCCTATCCTTGATAAAATCATCGCAGCGGAACAGGAAGAAATATTGTTAAAGGGGATTGATAGTCTACCTGAAAAATGCAAGGAGATTTTTATGATGAGCCGAATCGAAAAACTCTCTAATAAAGAAATTGCGGCTAAACTACAGATCTCCGTTAAAACAGTAGAGGGGCAAATCACAATAGCACTGAAAAGGTTAAAAAATTTACTTATCTCTCTCCTACTCTCTTTCGGATTTCTACTCCGATAA
- a CDS encoding T9SS-dependent choice-of-anchor J family protein, which translates to MSKLYLAYLVIPLCIVSLFCPTAQAQNVTFYENFDNTKIGELPTGWTYYQSGGSNPDSHWMVSTKDMFGSKLAWSNWGDDALAGDIDEDWLITPKITPKNGDFLIFDASQVFVDTVFGSKYHVLLSTKSNAPGDFTDTLASYTEEEFPGYEETLYLDLKGYYNKPIYIAFVHENSSTDWHNVDDWYLDNVWVRPRQRAGFYQQEIYSQTTDVLPLKYTATGVMIGIKLTIIGDYDLANLTSLTFAKKGTIDPSQITSASLYSTGQDSFIATNDEENSIQGELFGTVSTPDSTFEIKGNMQLPVGDNYFWLFYKINPAYAPSYPYEDASAAFTKVEVNGQQHALTPPEKTVARPIVESWPANDSIQHAIELLPVGGRYGSYNTRAQPEPAFESLAYCAPEGYFDVANSIWWYFKALSDGYMTVDLSETDFNTILLILDKNFDQFACNDNISQEQLQSKIVGYEVKAGQELYIRVTGAGTPNDPNGPSGIVVLDFNFTNAPLGTDDSHYNWGTLSAPYPNPSHGKTYIDFDVKQPSKISFEVVNLVGASVWTSKENTYAPGVKHTVPIDTVALPAGTYILHIKGDSIHASRKLIITR; encoded by the coding sequence ATGTCGAAACTCTACCTAGCCTATTTAGTAATCCCCCTTTGTATCGTATCCCTGTTCTGTCCAACTGCTCAGGCTCAGAACGTTACCTTTTATGAAAACTTTGACAATACCAAAATAGGCGAATTGCCTACCGGATGGACGTATTATCAGTCGGGAGGGAGTAATCCAGATAGTCACTGGATGGTCTCGACCAAAGACATGTTCGGATCTAAATTAGCCTGGAGTAACTGGGGAGATGATGCGCTGGCAGGCGATATTGATGAAGATTGGCTCATTACCCCTAAAATCACTCCTAAAAACGGCGATTTTCTCATCTTTGACGCTTCTCAGGTATTTGTCGACACAGTTTTCGGATCAAAATACCATGTATTACTATCTACAAAATCCAATGCACCGGGAGATTTTACAGATACACTGGCCAGTTATACAGAAGAGGAATTTCCGGGATATGAGGAAACATTATACCTGGACCTGAAAGGATATTACAACAAGCCCATTTACATAGCTTTTGTGCATGAAAACAGTTCCACAGACTGGCATAATGTAGATGACTGGTACCTAGACAATGTCTGGGTCCGCCCCAGACAACGGGCCGGATTTTATCAGCAGGAAATCTATAGCCAAACCACTGACGTGCTACCCTTAAAATATACGGCAACAGGTGTGATGATCGGTATTAAACTAACCATTATCGGCGATTACGATCTGGCCAACCTTACCTCGCTGACGTTCGCTAAAAAAGGCACGATTGATCCTTCACAAATCACCAGTGCCTCTCTATATTCTACTGGGCAGGATTCGTTTATTGCCACCAATGATGAGGAAAACAGTATCCAGGGGGAGCTTTTTGGAACCGTGTCTACGCCTGACAGTACATTTGAGATCAAAGGCAATATGCAGCTACCTGTGGGAGACAACTATTTCTGGCTGTTCTACAAGATCAACCCGGCGTATGCCCCCAGCTATCCTTACGAGGACGCAAGTGCTGCCTTTACAAAGGTGGAGGTTAATGGTCAGCAACATGCCCTTACGCCCCCGGAAAAAACGGTGGCAAGGCCTATCGTAGAGTCGTGGCCTGCAAACGACAGTATCCAGCACGCCATAGAACTGTTGCCCGTTGGCGGCAGATATGGTTCGTACAATACGCGGGCCCAACCGGAACCTGCTTTCGAAAGCTTAGCCTATTGTGCACCGGAAGGGTATTTTGATGTGGCCAATTCCATCTGGTGGTATTTTAAAGCCCTTTCTGACGGCTATATGACAGTTGACCTTTCGGAGACTGATTTTAATACCATCTTATTGATTCTGGATAAGAATTTTGATCAGTTTGCCTGCAACGATAATATCTCACAGGAACAACTACAATCTAAAATTGTCGGTTACGAAGTCAAAGCAGGCCAGGAGTTGTACATTCGGGTAACCGGTGCAGGTACACCCAATGATCCGAATGGGCCGTCTGGTATAGTGGTATTGGATTTCAACTTTACCAACGCTCCCCTGGGAACCGATGATTCGCATTACAACTGGGGTACACTTTCTGCTCCCTATCCTAATCCCTCTCATGGTAAAACCTATATCGATTTTGACGTAAAACAGCCTTCCAAAATCAGTTTTGAAGTCGTAAATCTGGTAGGGGCATCGGTTTGGACTAGCAAGGAAAATACGTATGCGCCAGGAGTCAAACACACCGTACCGATAGACACGGTTGCCTTGCCTGCTGGCACCTACATTTTGCATATCAAAGGAGATTCCATTCACGCAAGCCGAAAGCTGATTATAACCCGCTAA
- a CDS encoding FecR family protein gives MQENEQEQKWYLAAKYLTSGLDQEDQPEWEALKDDAQFQEDFAKLRKHWHTFETLPYQQIDIAEGWDAVWNRVKEKEKPQRKFSVPAFVRYAAVIVLTLVSSFLLWQWIGNTQSQSGAEDVLTTIEAPTGSTSVVTLPDHSKVWLNAGSKISFTKNYGITNRNINLEGEAFFDVIKREVAFQVHTQAQDITVLGTAFNVKAYSDDPKVVTTLVRGSLKVKPKASAAKEYLLKPGEKLAIWKDKLRMGLPAGELQTQIDTEVETGWKDGWLAVRGESLDELARKIERLHDVKIIFETEQLKQYRFSGRIKQLSLEQVLKAMALTSPINFVIQEKTVTLKENTSTRSKYRSLENVQTK, from the coding sequence ATGCAAGAAAACGAACAAGAACAGAAGTGGTATCTGGCAGCCAAATACCTAACTAGCGGTTTAGACCAAGAAGACCAACCGGAATGGGAGGCGTTGAAAGACGATGCCCAGTTTCAGGAAGATTTTGCCAAGCTTCGCAAACACTGGCATACCTTCGAAACCCTGCCCTATCAGCAGATTGACATTGCAGAGGGATGGGATGCGGTTTGGAATCGGGTGAAAGAAAAAGAAAAACCGCAAAGAAAGTTTTCAGTCCCTGCCTTCGTACGCTATGCAGCCGTGATTGTGCTTACACTGGTTTCATCCTTTTTGCTTTGGCAATGGATAGGAAATACCCAATCGCAATCGGGAGCAGAGGATGTATTGACTACGATTGAAGCACCAACCGGATCAACCTCGGTAGTCACCTTACCGGATCACTCAAAAGTATGGTTGAATGCAGGTAGCAAGATCTCCTTTACTAAAAATTACGGCATCACCAACCGCAATATAAACCTGGAGGGAGAAGCCTTTTTCGATGTGATCAAAAGAGAAGTTGCCTTTCAGGTACATACACAGGCCCAGGATATTACCGTCTTAGGTACCGCCTTCAATGTAAAGGCCTATAGTGATGATCCAAAGGTGGTTACCACACTGGTCAGAGGCTCCCTGAAAGTAAAGCCTAAAGCAAGTGCGGCGAAAGAATACCTGTTGAAACCAGGGGAAAAGCTGGCTATATGGAAAGACAAACTACGCATGGGCTTACCCGCTGGCGAACTTCAAACGCAAATCGACACAGAAGTCGAAACCGGCTGGAAAGACGGATGGCTGGCTGTACGGGGTGAATCACTGGATGAGCTGGCCCGAAAGATTGAACGACTGCATGATGTAAAGATTATTTTTGAAACAGAACAGCTCAAGCAGTACCGGTTTAGTGGCAGAATTAAACAGTTAAGCCTGGAGCAGGTATTAAAAGCCATGGCGTTAACTTCCCCCATTAATTTTGTGATTCAGGAAAAAACCGTAACCCTCAAAGAAAATACGTCCACCCGATCCAAATATCGTTCACTGGAAAATGTGCAAACCAAATAA
- a CDS encoding SusC/RagA family TonB-linked outer membrane protein — protein MKKIKYDQALGWSVLHKLRVFMKLWFFLLTPLGILLASPAKTQTLTMELKNVPLRQALLQVEKKSGYSFFYNDSFADLDKPISIQVQNESIKNVLEILLTPTNLSYKFMDGKLIVIAPKSLITPKSSLEKVTIKGVVTGASDKQPLPAVTVSIKGQPKGTTTNANGEYTIEAETGQTLVFSFIGYNTQEVLVGNKTQIDIALEAATTLLNEVTVVSTGYQDIEKRLFTGSVVKLDGAEVKTAGTTDVGRMLQGRAAGVSVQNVSGTFGAAPKIRVRGATSINGDNKPLWVIDGVILEDVVNVSTEQLTTGDASTLIGSSVAGLNSDDIESISILKDASATALYGARAKDGVIVIKTKKGQTGKPQFTYTGNFSTYLKPTYNSFNIMNSVDQMSVYAEMERKGLLNHSDLSKIPNGGVYKKMYDIINQNYDETTGEYELINDDASRRKFLQRYALANTDWFDVLFKNSFVQEHSLGFSSGTEAAQFYFSGSYYDDKGWTIADQVKRYTANARGMFKLSDKLTIGIITSGSVRDQHAPGTVTRLANMVEGSYDRDFDINPFSYAINTSRVLTPYNQKGQLEYFTRNYAPFNIINEINQNYIDLNQLDMRIQGELGYKLGKGVKYDFLGAVRYVKNTTEHKVEENSNMAEAYRANGSQSIRIGNKFLYYNPDYPNLDPVIVLPQGGFYNRTDDQMVSYYFKNQFSWSYVFNTLHTINMVAGQEIRQVDRQNSFNNGYGYQYGKGGVAYTDYLAIKQLLEGNFNYYGMSNTYDRYASFYAGGTYSFKEKYIANGTIRMDGSNKLGASKTARWLPTWNISGAWNLDTEDFLHDLTAINVLTLKAGYGLTANAGNATNSSVVYRSGTTRRPYLNETESQIGIESLENSDLTWEKQYETNIGLNLGLFNRLTITADYYRRRQFDLIGVIKTSGIGGEAYKAVNYADMKSHGVDLSVGGTVLKGSHWSWNSTFIFSQNKNKITDLKNQPRIIDLVFPDGGAKEGYPVRSLFSVDFKGLDPNSGIPLFTDHTGEKSSNVYLQSTSTQYLKYEGPIDPPITGGFSNIFTYKNLTLNVFLAYQTGNKIRLNPAFKSYYTDLDATPKEFNDRWLVPGDEQVTPIPSILDAVTLQQLGAVYPYNTYNYSTARTADGTFIRLRTVSLMYTLPERLLRGFSIKNASLGITGTNLLLLYSDKKLYGQDPEFFASGGVALPVAKQITATLKLSF, from the coding sequence ATGAAAAAAATAAAATACGACCAAGCATTGGGCTGGTCAGTATTGCATAAACTACGCGTATTTATGAAACTCTGGTTCTTTTTGCTGACTCCTTTAGGAATCCTTCTTGCCTCGCCTGCCAAGACGCAAACACTTACGATGGAGCTGAAAAATGTGCCGCTTCGGCAAGCACTCCTCCAGGTGGAAAAGAAAAGTGGCTACTCGTTTTTCTATAACGATTCCTTTGCAGACCTGGATAAACCCATCTCCATTCAGGTACAAAATGAATCCATCAAAAACGTACTGGAAATCCTGTTGACGCCCACCAACCTTTCGTACAAGTTTATGGACGGCAAGCTGATCGTGATTGCCCCAAAAAGCTTGATTACCCCCAAAAGTTCGCTGGAAAAGGTTACGATAAAAGGCGTGGTCACCGGTGCAAGCGACAAACAACCATTACCCGCTGTGACCGTCTCCATCAAGGGACAGCCCAAAGGAACCACGACCAATGCCAACGGGGAATATACCATTGAAGCAGAGACAGGCCAGACGCTTGTGTTTTCATTTATCGGATACAATACCCAGGAAGTACTGGTTGGCAATAAAACCCAAATTGACATTGCACTGGAAGCCGCTACGACTCTGTTAAATGAGGTTACGGTGGTTTCTACTGGCTACCAGGATATTGAAAAAAGACTTTTTACCGGATCGGTAGTCAAACTCGACGGAGCGGAGGTAAAGACAGCCGGCACAACGGATGTAGGCAGAATGCTACAGGGACGGGCAGCAGGCGTTTCAGTACAGAATGTGTCAGGAACGTTCGGCGCAGCCCCCAAAATACGCGTCAGAGGGGCCACTTCCATTAATGGCGATAATAAGCCCTTGTGGGTAATTGACGGAGTTATTCTGGAAGATGTGGTAAATGTATCCACCGAACAGTTGACTACCGGTGACGCAAGCACCTTGATTGGCTCCTCCGTGGCAGGCTTAAATTCAGATGATATCGAAAGTATCAGTATTCTGAAAGATGCCTCTGCCACTGCCCTATACGGGGCCAGAGCCAAAGATGGGGTAATTGTCATCAAAACCAAAAAAGGTCAGACCGGCAAACCTCAGTTTACCTATACCGGAAATTTTTCTACGTATCTGAAACCCACCTATAACAGTTTCAACATCATGAACTCAGTAGATCAGATGTCGGTCTATGCAGAGATGGAACGTAAAGGTCTGCTCAATCACTCCGATCTTTCTAAAATTCCCAATGGTGGGGTATACAAGAAAATGTATGATATCATCAACCAGAATTACGACGAAACCACCGGGGAATACGAACTGATTAACGACGATGCCTCCCGAAGAAAATTCCTCCAGCGATATGCATTGGCTAATACAGACTGGTTTGATGTGTTGTTCAAGAATTCATTTGTACAGGAACACTCCCTGGGATTTTCGTCCGGAACCGAAGCCGCACAATTTTATTTTTCAGGAAGTTATTACGATGACAAAGGCTGGACCATCGCTGACCAGGTAAAACGATACACGGCCAATGCCCGGGGCATGTTCAAACTAAGTGACAAGCTCACTATTGGCATTATTACGTCCGGATCTGTACGTGATCAGCATGCACCGGGTACAGTTACCCGCCTGGCCAACATGGTTGAAGGTAGCTACGACCGGGATTTTGACATTAACCCGTTTAGCTATGCCATCAACACTAGTCGTGTCCTTACCCCTTACAATCAGAAAGGCCAACTGGAATATTTTACCCGCAACTATGCACCTTTCAACATTATCAATGAGATCAATCAGAATTACATTGACCTCAACCAGCTGGACATGCGGATACAGGGAGAACTCGGATACAAGCTAGGCAAAGGAGTGAAATACGATTTTTTAGGGGCGGTCCGCTACGTTAAAAACACGACAGAGCATAAGGTGGAAGAAAATTCCAATATGGCCGAAGCCTACCGGGCAAACGGTTCGCAATCGATCCGTATCGGCAATAAATTTTTATACTACAACCCGGATTATCCCAATCTGGACCCGGTCATTGTTCTTCCTCAAGGAGGTTTTTACAACCGGACTGATGATCAGATGGTCAGCTATTATTTTAAAAATCAATTCAGCTGGAGCTATGTTTTTAACACCCTTCATACGATAAACATGGTGGCAGGTCAGGAGATCCGGCAGGTGGACCGACAGAATTCCTTTAATAACGGCTATGGCTATCAGTACGGAAAAGGCGGCGTTGCCTATACCGATTATCTGGCCATTAAACAGCTTCTGGAGGGGAATTTCAACTACTATGGTATGAGCAATACCTACGATCGGTATGCGAGTTTTTATGCGGGTGGCACCTACTCATTCAAAGAAAAATACATTGCAAACGGAACGATCCGGATGGATGGCTCCAATAAACTCGGTGCCTCTAAAACCGCACGGTGGCTGCCTACATGGAATATCAGTGGGGCATGGAATCTGGATACAGAGGATTTCCTGCACGACCTTACAGCGATCAACGTGCTGACCCTGAAAGCGGGCTATGGCCTTACAGCAAATGCCGGAAATGCGACCAACTCTTCGGTGGTTTACCGAAGTGGCACCACCCGGAGACCTTACCTGAACGAAACCGAATCCCAGATTGGGATTGAAAGTCTGGAGAATTCGGACCTTACCTGGGAAAAACAATATGAAACGAATATAGGTCTGAATCTTGGACTCTTCAACAGGCTTACTATCACTGCCGATTATTACAGGAGAAGACAATTTGATCTGATTGGTGTCATCAAAACATCCGGCATAGGTGGAGAAGCGTATAAGGCAGTCAATTATGCCGATATGAAATCGCATGGGGTGGATCTGTCTGTAGGTGGCACGGTACTGAAGGGAAGCCACTGGAGCTGGAACAGTACGTTTATTTTCAGTCAGAATAAGAATAAGATTACCGACCTTAAAAATCAACCCCGGATCATCGACCTGGTCTTTCCGGATGGAGGAGCCAAAGAGGGATATCCGGTCAGAAGTTTGTTCTCAGTGGATTTTAAAGGATTAGATCCCAACTCCGGCATTCCGCTATTTACGGATCATACCGGAGAAAAAAGTTCGAATGTGTATCTGCAAAGTACGTCTACCCAATACCTGAAATACGAAGGTCCCATTGATCCACCCATTACGGGAGGGTTTTCAAACATCTTTACGTATAAAAACCTGACGTTAAACGTATTCCTGGCTTACCAAACCGGCAATAAGATCCGGCTTAATCCGGCTTTTAAAAGCTACTATACAGATCTGGATGCCACACCAAAGGAATTCAACGACCGGTGGCTTGTACCAGGTGATGAGCAGGTTACTCCTATTCCTTCTATCCTGGATGCGGTTACATTACAACAACTTGGCGCGGTTTATCCTTACAATACCTATAACTATTCCACCGCACGAACAGCGGATGGTACCTTTATCCGATTACGCACGGTGTCGCTGATGTATACGCTTCCAGAGCGGTTACTGCGGGGATTTTCTATAAAAAATGCTTCCCTGGGAATAACTGGAACCAATTTGTTGCTTCTCTATTCGGACAAAAAACTATATGGACAAGACCCTGAATTCTTTGCCTCCGGTGGCGTGGCCCTGCCGGTAGCCAAACAAATAACCGCTACACTTAAATTGAGTTTTTAA
- a CDS encoding RagB/SusD family nutrient uptake outer membrane protein → MQRYLGFIFTLLLLTGCEDFLSKEPDNRANLDSKEKIAELLVTAYPEANYAAFCEAMSDNAEDNPQGQIQPINADAYFWRDHSTTDQDSPEYYWNACYAAIAASNHALRAIQTAPDSMAMQALKGEALVARAYSHFMLVNLFAQTYDSATASTNPGIPYVTEPETVSFKTYKRASVKEVYNRIERDLLDGLPLINDQAYQTNGGSSSGVPKYHFTKAASHAFASRFYLFKKEYTKVIEHANQVFIQQDIKTLLRPWNSTYRGYSAQELSLNYTKSSEKANLLLCETASNWARSFLGNRYSTGLQRYREIFNTQSMVGMYSYSVLRSSSQAYIINKFREHFVRVGTNANTGFIYTMLPLISAEEVLFNRAEAHAMLFHFNESLADINIWVSTRVTNYDPAVHNVTFNKLYNYYQKNVNQQAIVAGILDFRRVEFLHEGLRWFDVLRHKLPVRHTTADGQILELSPTDPRRVIQLPVQAIASGGLEPNPR, encoded by the coding sequence ATGCAACGATATTTAGGATTTATTTTTACTCTACTTCTTCTGACGGGTTGCGAAGATTTTCTTTCGAAAGAACCCGACAACCGGGCTAACCTGGATTCAAAAGAGAAAATAGCAGAACTGCTGGTGACAGCCTATCCGGAAGCAAACTATGCCGCCTTTTGTGAGGCTATGTCTGACAATGCGGAGGACAATCCCCAGGGCCAGATACAACCCATCAATGCAGACGCTTACTTCTGGCGGGATCACTCGACAACAGATCAGGATTCTCCGGAATATTACTGGAATGCCTGTTATGCAGCTATTGCAGCCTCCAATCATGCTTTACGGGCCATCCAGACGGCTCCGGATTCTATGGCTATGCAGGCATTAAAGGGAGAAGCCTTAGTGGCAAGAGCCTATTCTCATTTTATGCTGGTGAATTTGTTTGCTCAGACCTATGATTCTGCTACGGCCTCAACCAACCCAGGCATCCCATATGTAACAGAACCTGAAACGGTATCTTTTAAAACCTATAAGAGAGCTAGCGTAAAGGAGGTATATAACCGGATTGAAAGAGATCTGCTGGATGGATTGCCGCTGATTAATGATCAGGCCTATCAGACAAACGGCGGATCAAGCTCGGGTGTACCGAAATATCATTTTACAAAGGCCGCTTCCCACGCGTTTGCTTCCCGGTTTTATCTGTTCAAAAAGGAGTATACGAAAGTTATTGAGCATGCCAATCAGGTATTCATACAACAAGATATCAAAACATTGTTAAGACCCTGGAATTCAACCTATAGAGGATACTCAGCCCAGGAGCTGTCCCTCAACTATACCAAATCCAGTGAAAAGGCAAATCTTCTATTGTGTGAGACAGCTTCTAACTGGGCAAGATCCTTCCTGGGAAACAGATATTCTACAGGCCTTCAGAGATACCGGGAAATATTCAACACACAAAGTATGGTGGGCATGTATTCTTATTCTGTTTTGCGCTCTTCTTCTCAAGCCTATATTATTAATAAATTCAGGGAGCATTTTGTCAGAGTGGGCACCAATGCCAACACAGGCTTCATTTATACGATGCTTCCCCTTATTTCTGCCGAAGAGGTGTTGTTCAACCGGGCTGAAGCTCATGCCATGCTTTTTCATTTCAATGAATCACTGGCCGACATCAATATATGGGTCAGTACAAGGGTAACCAATTATGATCCTGCGGTACATAATGTAACGTTCAATAAGCTATACAATTACTACCAGAAAAATGTAAACCAGCAAGCTATTGTAGCGGGTATCCTGGATTTTCGCAGGGTAGAATTCCTCCACGAAGGGCTGCGGTGGTTTGATGTGTTGCGACACAAGCTTCCGGTCAGGCACACCACTGCGGATGGGCAAATCCTTGAGCTTTCTCCAACGGATCCCAGAAGAGTAATTCAGCTTCCTGTACAAGCCATCGCTTCAGGCGGTTTAGAACCCAATCCAAGATAA
- a CDS encoding putative zinc-binding metallopeptidase, which translates to MRYRNSIFLVLFLFIVSCNKADKLDPSRADYVTNDQTNPPTELDTWLYNSFTLPYNIQVKYRWDASETPISKILVPPAPTKVLPVMDVVKKVWIDPYVSIAGENFIKKYCPKQFVLTGSASYNPDGTFTLGTAEGGRKIVLYVVNDFVKTDHYSVTEMIHTIEHEFAHILHQNISYPGEFKELTTGLYTPNWGFVSLSQARAQGFITSYAMLSPDEDFVEMISMMLVEGKKGYESILDCQTTAASKQILRKKEELVVRYFREAYNIDFYQLQTKVQEAIQAIAPPENEGEELPPVFDIWGLDKQNKAIRFDLTTMNEPASFVSRYTYDNARLHAVGLNLDYSFKLVYIGEEEVALKLYYSKPDSEPREYFEATFYFFVTKKPNSTVTLEFYNSDENGAYLNEQLGAYAILGFFANQTFTINWLPSCGTTQYVGFYPVNSPANYSFGVPGN; encoded by the coding sequence ATGCGTTATAGAAATAGTATTTTCCTGGTCCTCTTCCTTTTTATTGTTTCCTGCAATAAAGCAGATAAGCTTGACCCTTCCAGAGCTGATTATGTCACCAACGATCAAACCAATCCTCCTACCGAACTGGATACCTGGTTGTATAATTCGTTTACACTACCCTATAATATTCAGGTAAAGTACAGGTGGGATGCCTCTGAAACTCCTATTAGTAAGATTCTGGTTCCACCCGCTCCCACTAAAGTGTTGCCGGTCATGGATGTCGTAAAAAAGGTCTGGATTGATCCGTATGTAAGCATTGCCGGTGAAAACTTTATTAAAAAGTACTGCCCCAAGCAGTTTGTGTTAACCGGAAGTGCCAGCTACAACCCGGATGGCACCTTTACGCTGGGCACAGCCGAAGGAGGCCGGAAGATTGTTTTATATGTGGTGAATGATTTTGTAAAGACTGATCATTACTCGGTAACGGAAATGATCCATACCATTGAACATGAGTTTGCACACATCCTGCATCAGAACATTTCGTATCCCGGAGAATTCAAAGAATTAACCACCGGACTATATACGCCTAACTGGGGATTTGTTTCACTCAGTCAGGCAAGAGCACAGGGATTTATCACCAGCTATGCTATGTTGTCTCCGGATGAGGATTTTGTGGAAATGATTTCGATGATGCTGGTGGAAGGAAAAAAAGGATATGAAAGCATTCTGGATTGCCAGACTACGGCGGCCTCCAAGCAAATCCTTCGAAAGAAAGAAGAGCTGGTTGTCAGGTATTTCAGAGAGGCATATAACATTGATTTTTACCAGCTTCAAACCAAAGTACAGGAGGCCATACAAGCCATTGCCCCGCCAGAGAACGAAGGCGAAGAGCTGCCACCTGTATTTGATATCTGGGGACTGGACAAACAGAATAAGGCGATCCGGTTTGACCTGACGACGATGAACGAACCTGCTTCGTTTGTCAGCCGGTATACGTATGACAATGCCCGGCTCCACGCGGTAGGCTTAAACCTGGATTACTCCTTTAAGCTGGTGTATATAGGGGAAGAGGAAGTAGCCCTGAAGCTGTATTACTCTAAACCCGATAGTGAACCACGGGAATACTTTGAAGCCACCTTCTATTTCTTTGTTACTAAAAAGCCGAACAGCACAGTCACACTGGAGTTTTATAACTCGGATGAAAATGGAGCATATCTCAATGAGCAACTGGGCGCATATGCTATTCTTGGCTTTTTTGCCAATCAGACCTTTACCATTAACTGGTTGCCTTCCTGTGGCACAACCCAGTATGTAGGGTTTTATCCTGTAAACTCGCCTGCCAACTATAGCTTTGGTGTTCCCGGTAATTAA